The genomic window TCACTTAAATGTACCTGGGATCCTCCTCACATAATcccaagcaagtttccatggttaccttCTTCTCAGTTGTCCCATTTGCCCAAAACAAGAGCACGCCACATAACTGGTCTGTAAGTGACTGGTATGGGTCAGCATGGATTCACAGATCAACGGGAATTTACAACACATGGACCGTAGTGGACCTCTGTGGACACCCTGATGTGATGAACATCTACGGTCTTCTTCCTAGACATTGTTGAAGTCGCAGTCATTGATCAGGTTTTCCAGTTTCCTgattaccgccacctactggtTAAGACTGCAAATTTTCTCCCAGAAAAATCTAGTGAGTCCTCACTATCAATGCAAACTCTGAGCCGTTTTATCGGAGACTGTGACTGAGAAAAATTAGAGAACACATTGCAGATGGCTTGCTTTTTTAGGTGTTTGTGGTCTGGTTCAGCCCTGCCCAGGGCCTGGTACCGGTCCATGCCCTGGAGGTTTAAAAATCCCTGTAAATAGAGAGGTACCCCTCAACTCAGGAGGTCGGTTAGTGGAGATGAAGGAGACGAAAAactaaacagagagagagaaatatcaCTGTGTACACAGTGTGGTGTTGAGGTGAGGACCACATGGCATCAAGGGCTTCTCCTGAACGTGGTTTCTGTTACAGTGAGGAGACCTGCAGTCCCGGGTTTGGCAGCTTTGGTCACCTCACCGAGACTGTTCTGGAGTCTCCAAACAAACGCGGAGTCTCCGACTGAAACCGAGCGCAGCCTCTGTTAATGATGTTTTAAGTGGACTGAGGAGAATCCCCCCTTGGCTCATTTTGAAACGCAGAACGGAAATGTAATTTCTTCCCTGATTAGATTCCAGCGCGGCagctacacaaacaaaacaatggtgCTCGGCAGTGTTTgttatgtgtgtatgagtgtgtgtttgtaaggcAGGGAGGGAGCGGGGCGTCCCACTGGTGTTTGGCCCGGGCCCAAACCAAATCTGCAACGAGCATTAGTCCGAGGTGCATCCTAACTAAATGACGGTGGCTTGTACACAAGCGGGCCAATTATTTACTGTGGCTGAGGGTTTGTTTTAGTGCTGGCAGCCCTCTGTGGCCCCATTAGACCTGGCCCTCTGTCTGCTACGCATCATAAACGCATCAAAACACTCAAATAAACCCGTCCACTTGGCCCCTGCAGCACCTTAATCAGTGGGATTGTACAGTAAGAtggcaggaaaagctttttactctttttttttttcagccgcAGCTGTAAATTCACATCCTGCTCCCCCCTCGAGAATAATGTCTCGAACATCAAACGTGATTAAATGAGGGATCCAAATTTAAATCAGATCATGTAAAAGATGATTTAAATGTGCTGGGTGTCTGTGTAAGAaggtcattgttgttgttttttaaagggatCGTTCAGGTTGTGTGAGGAAGTGGGTGCTAATTTGGTTGTACGTGCTTACACCctgacacaaggaaaacaagaCCTTCAAGCTTGTTTGTGTCACGATGTGAACCCTTCACTGTCCCaccaccaaagcccacagagaaaatcagtgattttacatcgcagcacacaggaggtgttggAGTTGTCCTCCATCagtgactttaaatgtgttattttgtgactttggtgtttgaaatcctttgttcacatttaccacaatgaaaaggaaaagaaaaagaacagtttAACTGTAAAAATTATCAACAAAATTGCTTGACTGTAAGATTTTTGGGggtctgtctctccaatctGCATTTTATCCCCATCACTGCTGTggacttgtatttatttttaattaattcatttataaatTACACATTAGATCCAGTATATCAACTGTGTCACCAAAAAAACGGGTTTCTGGGCAGAAAAGGCTTTTaaatggtgagataaagtggcaaacataatTTTAAGATAGTATATACTATATTAAGTATTTTGTTAAGTGccttaaatcagattttttttcccttgtgctCCCGTTGGCGCACAATGTTTTCAGTATCAGTTTTTCATGGTGTGAGTTTTGAGTGTCCATGTCTCAgactggttctggttctggttccgGTTCCCAGAGAGAGCGGCACGCCGGGGGCCAAATCCCACCTGGCCTTCGAATGTTTTCCCCtgaatgaagacaaacactCACCCAGTGAGGCCTCGGCTCTTCCACACCTCGTGCAGAACCACCGGGATGTTGCCGCTCGCTGTGCTCGACCCGGCctgaacagacacagacagaggaggagaaaaaacagagGTGGGATGATGGATGGATCGTCTCCTCCGCTTCCTGTCTCCCATCATGCACAGCTGTGTCAGCGCAGGTGACACCTACATcacccacccactcacactcacacccagCCGTTTgcccactcaaacacacacacacacacacacacacacgtcagtctggcacttttatttacacaatACGGCTTAGAGTTTTTAATCCATCACTGAGGAGAGGCAGAGCTGCCGGATGAGGCCAGACAGGGTCGAGTGAGAGTGGGAGGTGGCAGCAgcgaggagagggggagagaaaggggcAGTGGGGaacacattaaagggatagttgtgGTTTTGTGAAGGTTGTATGAGGCACTTACTCACAGTCAGCGTCTGACTGCATTGTACGTGCAGGTGCAAGCCCAAGGTGgaggaagaaggggaaaaaaagccacttAACTAATGTTGACTTAATAAAAACTACTTAAANNNNNNNNNNNNNNNNNNNNNNNNNNNNNNNNNNNNNNNNNNNNNNNNNNNNNNNNNNNNNNNNNNNNNNNNNNNNNNNNNNNNNNNNNNNNNNNNNNNNTTAATAAGGTTATAACGCCACACAACTCTAGCATCTTTGCTTTGTCTCTGCAGAAGTAATTCATGTGAGTCCGGGATGACTTCTAgtcatttgtaatgtttttatatttttcctcctctcttttgcAACACATCTTTGCCTGAATTGTTATTTGACATTCAAATGTCGTCTTTATTTTACCATTAtcataaatttaatttatttaaacagaCATGAGAGATATCTTACTGCAGTCTTTCAGGCGAAATCAGATTGTCGGACTTGTGAAAGTGCAAACCCGGCGGGTAAAGTGGCGGCGTGAGTGGGCAAGGACTCAAAGATCCAACACTGTCCTATAAGCCAGAGTGCTCTTCACCAGCCTCAAGGCGAAACTTCACTCGCAGTCAGCAGAACTCAAATGATTATGTCAATGAATATATAGCATAACAGAAGCGCGGCTTTTAATAGGCCATGACTTCGATACTGTAACATTTCAGGCAACGCTGTGCATATTTAGATTAATCATGATTTTACACTGTCTGCTGCACATTTGagt from Solea senegalensis isolate Sse05_10M linkage group LG4, IFAPA_SoseM_1, whole genome shotgun sequence includes these protein-coding regions:
- the slc25a26 gene encoding S-adenosylmethionine mitochondrial carrier protein, which codes for MMGDRKRRRRSIHHPTSVFSPPLSVSVQAGSSTASGNIPVVLHEVWKSRGLTGLFAGSIPRITFISAGGFIFLGAYEKVRRTLL